A part of Sulfurimonas sp. HSL-1716 genomic DNA contains:
- a CDS encoding NapH/MauN family ferredoxin-type protein — translation MDKYNSRETIRRTTFWSTFFSTTKDGKKVFSYRMKRWIVVIAIHLLFFLSFAIDIQTLEGTLNGSRFLGFHLIDIFTTLEMFFAEHNLHINIIIGVSTITVFYLLVGGRTYCAWVCPYGLLSEIGEKIHDNLVAKKIIKNRTFDHRIRHFFWAIFLILSFTSGYLVFETFNVVGILSRAIVYGWSLALIWVVIVFAFEVFFSRRAWCTYICPIGTTYGYIGKASALRVEWNDNCDHCMVCHDVCFENQVLEITKAKYDKQREEKGITREYITGADCTLCGRCIDICHVDALEFGFRLKNLV, via the coding sequence ATGGATAAATATAATAGCAGAGAGACGATAAGAAGAACGACTTTTTGGTCGACATTTTTTAGTACGACTAAAGATGGAAAAAAAGTTTTTAGTTATAGAATGAAAAGATGGATAGTCGTTATCGCTATTCATCTGCTGTTCTTTCTATCGTTCGCTATTGATATTCAAACATTAGAGGGAACCTTGAACGGTTCTAGATTTCTGGGATTTCACCTTATAGATATCTTTACGACGCTTGAGATGTTTTTTGCAGAACATAATCTGCATATAAATATCATAATCGGAGTGAGTACGATCACCGTTTTTTATCTTTTGGTAGGAGGAAGAACTTACTGTGCGTGGGTTTGCCCTTACGGTCTTCTTAGCGAGATAGGAGAAAAGATCCATGATAACCTTGTGGCTAAAAAGATCATAAAAAACAGAACTTTCGATCATAGGATCAGACACTTTTTCTGGGCAATATTTTTAATCTTGTCATTTACCAGCGGCTATCTGGTATTTGAGACTTTCAACGTTGTCGGGATTCTCAGCAGGGCTATCGTATACGGCTGGTCTTTGGCTTTGATCTGGGTTGTCATCGTATTTGCGTTTGAAGTCTTTTTTTCACGCCGTGCCTGGTGTACCTATATCTGTCCGATCGGGACCACATACGGCTATATCGGAAAAGCGTCGGCGCTCAGAGTAGAGTGGAACGATAACTGCGACCACTGTATGGTATGCCATGACGTATGTTTTGAAAATCAGGTCTTAGAGATAACAAAAGCGAAATACGATAAGCAAAGAGAAGAAAAAGGGATCACCAGAGAGTATATTACGGGTGCAGACTGTACATTATGCGGAAGATGTATAGATATATGCCATGTCGATGCTCTTGAGTTCGGATTTAGATTGAAAAATTTGGTATAA